In Bradyrhizobium sp. CCBAU 051011, the following are encoded in one genomic region:
- a CDS encoding Tex family protein encodes MANINRQIAQELGVREEQIAATVELLDGGATVPFVARYRKEITGGLDDAQLRTLEERLTYLRELEARRVAILDSIREQGKLDAALEAQIMAADTKGRLEDIYLPFKPKRRTKAEIAKEAGLEPLSELLLTQPQNDPQVVAAGYVDAEKQVADVAAALEGARAILVERFAEDADLIGRLREDMWSNGLMTSTVRKGKKTEGEKFADYFEYNGALHKLPSHRILALFRGEKEEILELQIQPEATVPEPGVPSAYELKIMQRFGITDQKRPGDRWLVDTARWAWRTKIQVHLNIDLRMRLWTAAETEGVRVFASNLRDLLLAAPAGARVTMGLDPGYRSGVKTAIVDATGKVVATTTIYPHEPQRQWNEALATLGKLAVQHRVDLIAIGNGTASRETDKLATELVKLLPDLKMSKIVVSEAGASVYSASAFASEELPELDVTLRGAVSIARRLQDPLAELVKIDPKAIGVGQYQHDLGESKLARSLDAVVEDCVNAVGVDANTASAPLLARVSGIGAGLAQSIVQHRDANGPFKSRKDLKQVPRLGPKAFEQCAGFLRINGGEDPLDASGVHPESYPVVRRILTATKSDIKALIGNADVVRQLKPQAFVDETFGLPTVTDILRELEKPGRDPRPAFKAAVFKEGVEEIKDLKPGMILEGTVTNVAAFGAFVDIGVHQDGLVHISAMSKNFIKDPREVVKPGDIVKVKVLEVEVARKRIALTLRLDDEVGAKSDRPSQGKPREFSKASMTSSSPRKPQEQGGALAEALRRAAEKNGRGKAG; translated from the coding sequence GTGGCAAATATCAACCGACAGATTGCGCAAGAGCTTGGCGTCCGCGAAGAGCAGATCGCGGCAACCGTCGAACTGCTGGATGGCGGCGCCACGGTGCCGTTCGTGGCGCGCTACCGCAAGGAAATCACCGGCGGCCTCGACGATGCGCAGTTGCGCACGCTGGAAGAGCGCCTGACCTATTTGCGCGAGCTCGAAGCGCGCCGGGTGGCGATCCTCGATTCGATCCGCGAGCAGGGCAAGCTCGACGCCGCGCTGGAAGCCCAGATCATGGCAGCCGACACCAAGGGCCGTCTGGAAGACATCTATTTGCCGTTCAAGCCGAAGCGCCGCACCAAGGCCGAGATCGCCAAGGAGGCTGGCCTCGAGCCGTTGTCCGAGCTGCTGCTGACGCAGCCGCAAAACGATCCGCAGGTCGTTGCCGCGGGCTATGTCGACGCCGAGAAGCAGGTAGCGGATGTCGCCGCGGCCCTCGAAGGCGCGCGTGCGATCCTGGTGGAGCGTTTTGCCGAAGATGCCGATCTGATTGGGCGCTTGCGCGAGGATATGTGGTCGAACGGCCTGATGACGTCCACGGTGCGCAAGGGCAAGAAGACCGAGGGCGAGAAATTCGCGGACTATTTCGAGTACAACGGAGCCCTCCACAAGCTGCCGTCGCACCGTATCCTCGCGCTATTTCGAGGCGAGAAGGAAGAAATCCTCGAACTGCAGATCCAGCCCGAGGCCACTGTGCCCGAGCCCGGCGTTCCCAGCGCCTATGAACTGAAGATCATGCAGCGCTTCGGCATCACCGATCAGAAGCGTCCGGGCGACCGCTGGCTGGTCGATACCGCGCGCTGGGCGTGGCGCACCAAGATCCAGGTGCATCTCAACATCGATTTGCGCATGCGCCTGTGGACCGCCGCCGAGACCGAGGGCGTCCGAGTGTTCGCCTCGAACCTGCGCGATTTGCTGCTGGCCGCGCCGGCCGGCGCGCGCGTCACCATGGGACTTGATCCCGGCTACCGCTCCGGCGTCAAGACCGCCATCGTCGACGCGACGGGGAAGGTAGTCGCGACCACGACGATTTATCCGCACGAACCGCAGCGGCAGTGGAACGAGGCGCTGGCGACGCTGGGCAAGCTCGCGGTCCAGCACCGCGTCGACCTGATCGCAATCGGCAACGGCACCGCTTCGCGCGAGACCGACAAGCTGGCGACGGAGCTCGTCAAGCTGCTTCCGGATCTGAAAATGTCGAAGATCGTGGTGTCGGAGGCCGGGGCGTCCGTGTACTCCGCCTCGGCCTTTGCATCCGAAGAATTGCCGGAACTCGACGTCACCTTGCGCGGCGCGGTCTCGATCGCCCGGCGCCTGCAGGACCCGCTCGCCGAACTCGTCAAGATCGACCCGAAGGCAATCGGCGTCGGCCAGTACCAGCATGACCTCGGCGAGTCCAAGCTGGCGCGCTCGCTGGATGCCGTGGTCGAGGATTGCGTGAACGCCGTCGGCGTCGATGCCAACACCGCTTCCGCGCCGCTGTTGGCGCGGGTATCGGGTATCGGCGCGGGGCTTGCGCAAAGCATCGTGCAGCATCGCGACGCCAACGGACCGTTCAAGTCGCGGAAAGATCTGAAGCAGGTGCCGCGGCTCGGGCCCAAGGCGTTCGAGCAATGCGCCGGCTTCCTGCGCATCAATGGCGGTGAAGACCCGCTCGATGCGTCCGGCGTGCACCCCGAATCCTATCCGGTGGTGCGGCGGATCCTCACTGCCACCAAGAGCGACATCAAGGCGCTGATCGGCAACGCCGATGTCGTACGCCAGTTGAAGCCGCAGGCCTTTGTCGACGAAACTTTTGGTTTGCCCACGGTCACCGACATCCTACGCGAACTGGAAAAGCCCGGCCGCGATCCGCGTCCGGCGTTCAAGGCGGCGGTGTTCAAGGAGGGCGTCGAGGAGATCAAGGACCTCAAGCCCGGCATGATCCTGGAAGGTACGGTGACCAACGTCGCGGCCTTCGGCGCCTTCGTCGACATCGGCGTGCACCAGGACGGCCTGGTGCACATCTCGGCAATGTCGAAGAACTTCATCAAGGACCCGCGCGAGGTGGTGAAGCCGGGCGATATCGTCAAGGTCAAGGTGCTGGAGGTCGAGGTCGCCCGCAAGCGCATCGCGCTGACGCTGCGGCTCGACGACGAAGTCGGTGCCAAGAGCGACCGTCCATCCCAGGGCAAGCCGCGTGAGTTTTCCAAAGCGTCGATGACGTCGTCGTCGCCGCGCAAGCCGCAGGAGCAGGGCGGTGCGCTCGCGGAGGCGCTACGTCGCGCTGCCGAAAAGAACGGGCGGGGCAAGGCGGGGTAG
- a CDS encoding isoprenylcysteine carboxylmethyltransferase family protein: protein MPKTIAVLGSALFFVVAPLVLAGFVPWWITHWEFRPAFFGFELTRAIGLMLIIAGVPGVVDSFARFALQGLGTSAPIAPTQKLVVTGLYRYVRNPIYVGVAAVIFGQALLFGDWRLLWYAALLWLFFHVFVLVYEEPTLKQTFGAQYEDFRANVPRWVPRLTPWRVP, encoded by the coding sequence ATGCCGAAAACGATCGCGGTATTGGGCTCTGCTCTATTCTTCGTCGTCGCGCCCTTGGTGCTGGCGGGGTTCGTCCCATGGTGGATCACACATTGGGAGTTCCGGCCGGCTTTTTTCGGCTTTGAACTGACCCGCGCCATCGGACTTATGTTGATCATTGCCGGAGTGCCCGGAGTTGTGGATTCGTTCGCGCGGTTTGCACTGCAGGGGCTGGGAACGTCAGCCCCGATCGCGCCGACACAGAAGCTGGTGGTCACGGGTCTCTATCGCTACGTGCGAAATCCGATTTACGTCGGGGTCGCTGCTGTCATTTTTGGTCAAGCGCTTTTATTCGGCGATTGGCGCCTCCTCTGGTATGCCGCGCTGCTCTGGCTCTTTTTCCACGTCTTCGTCTTGGTGTACGAAGAACCAACGCTCAAGCAGACGTTTGGCGCGCAGTACGAGGACTTTCGGGCCAACGTCCCGCGCTGGGTTCCACGGCTGACCCCATGGCGAGTCCCGTAA
- a CDS encoding RNA polymerase sigma factor — MARVSDDILLAAQSGDRHALTQLLVALQPDIRRYARRLCHRTSVIEDVVQEALIVVYRRVGTIRSPAALAGWLLTVIARLCMLPALMLIRGVEELASLEESRELAKVPPDELRMDLVNAIESLSPSHREVLLLRDLEDLTIGEIAGRLGVTREAAKSRLRRARALVREYLLGTKDSGREST; from the coding sequence TTGGCGCGCGTATCAGACGATATCTTGCTCGCGGCACAGTCGGGTGACCGGCACGCGCTGACACAGCTATTGGTGGCGCTGCAGCCGGACATTCGACGCTACGCCCGGCGCCTTTGCCACCGCACCTCGGTCATCGAAGATGTGGTGCAAGAAGCCCTCATCGTCGTGTACCGGCGCGTGGGTACGATCCGCAGTCCAGCCGCACTCGCCGGCTGGCTGCTGACCGTCATCGCCCGCCTTTGCATGCTGCCGGCGCTGATGCTGATACGCGGAGTCGAGGAGCTCGCCAGCCTGGAAGAGTCACGCGAGCTCGCAAAGGTCCCGCCGGACGAGTTACGCATGGACTTGGTCAATGCGATCGAGTCGCTTTCGCCGTCCCATCGCGAAGTGCTGCTGCTGCGAGATCTCGAAGATCTGACGATTGGGGAAATCGCCGGGCGGCTCGGCGTGACGCGCGAAGCGGCCAAGAGCCGCCTGCGCCGCGCCCGCGCGTTGGTGCGCGAATACTTGCTCGGCACAAAGGACAGCGGACGAGAGAGCACATGA
- a CDS encoding DUF2892 domain-containing protein, which produces MWYRKNVGGWERAARLIGGGLMLICGVVALHASPLGLLLSGAGVVTLVTGVFGYCPACAIAGREPLKG; this is translated from the coding sequence ATGTGGTATAGGAAGAACGTTGGCGGGTGGGAGCGCGCGGCCAGGTTGATCGGCGGAGGCTTGATGCTCATCTGCGGCGTGGTTGCGCTGCACGCTTCGCCGCTCGGGCTACTGCTCAGCGGCGCGGGTGTCGTGACTCTGGTCACCGGCGTGTTCGGCTATTGCCCTGCCTGCGCCATCGCCGGGCGCGAGCCACTGAAGGGGTGA
- the glsA gene encoding glutaminase A — protein MKQSPPPFKAGPAAWASSKPPLLRFLNACHADFTPETGGAVADYIPELGKADPAHFGISLATLDGHVYEVGDTQVPFTIQSMSKPFVFALALDTLGAARVENVIGVEPSGDPFNSIRLNAENHPFNPMVNAGAIACSGLIYEAKGNAAFDYIRQALGRFAGRELDVDDAVYASESLTGDRNRAIGYLLRTNAVIKDNVAAVLEVYFRQCAILVTARDIAVMAATLANRGVNPVTGEQVLSVYAISRTLSVMTSSGMYDYAGEWIYRIGIPAKSGVGGGILAALPARLGLGSYSPKLDKHGNSVRGIKVCEALSSHYDLHMLNRSDDARNSIIADYDIGNSPSRRVRRAREQNILAAHHEDVRVIELVGTLSFSNVDYVSRQLAAKPRPQLVIFDLRRVTAMTRAGARLLAEEFRELAAHHVTVILSGIRRASPDWKMIAEWTEGLTNIRNYYLLDAAIEWAEDQLVYRYGGAIDFFDATELSEQSLLAGLTDEELTDLASLASIRTYQTGEKIISAGEVATSLFFLRSGAVHVTLPDGIRLATLTAGMPFGEMALLESHRSADVLADMAATAYEISLRDFERFRKQHPRAGERIMRNLAQLLADRLILANAKLNVLTSG, from the coding sequence ATGAAACAATCGCCTCCTCCGTTCAAGGCCGGCCCCGCGGCCTGGGCCAGTTCAAAGCCGCCTTTGCTGCGGTTCCTTAACGCCTGTCACGCCGATTTCACCCCCGAGACCGGCGGCGCCGTTGCCGACTACATTCCTGAACTCGGCAAGGCCGACCCTGCTCATTTCGGCATCAGCCTCGCCACCCTCGACGGCCATGTCTATGAGGTCGGCGACACCCAGGTCCCCTTCACCATTCAGTCGATGTCAAAACCGTTCGTGTTCGCGCTGGCGCTGGACACGCTGGGGGCGGCACGGGTCGAAAACGTGATCGGCGTCGAACCCTCGGGCGATCCTTTCAACTCGATCCGCCTCAACGCCGAAAACCATCCCTTCAACCCAATGGTCAATGCCGGCGCGATCGCCTGCTCCGGCCTCATCTACGAGGCCAAGGGCAATGCCGCGTTCGACTACATCCGGCAGGCGCTGGGACGGTTTGCCGGGCGTGAGCTCGATGTCGACGACGCCGTCTATGCTTCCGAAAGCTTAACCGGCGACCGCAACCGGGCGATCGGCTATCTCCTGCGCACCAACGCCGTCATCAAGGATAACGTGGCCGCCGTGCTGGAGGTCTATTTCCGGCAATGCGCCATCCTGGTCACAGCGCGCGATATCGCGGTCATGGCGGCCACGCTTGCCAATCGCGGCGTCAATCCGGTGACCGGCGAACAGGTGTTGAGCGTCTACGCCATCTCGCGCACGCTTTCGGTCATGACGAGCTCCGGCATGTACGACTATGCGGGAGAATGGATCTACCGGATCGGCATCCCCGCCAAAAGCGGCGTCGGCGGCGGCATCCTCGCGGCGCTCCCGGCCCGGCTCGGGCTCGGTAGCTATTCGCCGAAGCTCGACAAGCACGGCAACAGCGTACGCGGCATCAAGGTCTGCGAGGCGCTGTCGTCGCATTACGACCTGCATATGCTGAACCGCAGCGACGACGCGCGCAACAGCATCATCGCCGATTACGACATCGGCAACAGCCCGTCGCGGCGCGTGCGGCGCGCACGGGAACAGAACATCCTCGCCGCGCATCACGAGGACGTCCGCGTCATCGAGCTGGTCGGGACGCTGTCGTTTTCAAACGTCGATTACGTCTCGCGCCAGTTGGCGGCCAAGCCGCGCCCGCAACTGGTTATTTTCGACCTGCGCCGCGTCACCGCCATGACCCGCGCCGGCGCCCGCCTGCTCGCCGAGGAATTCCGCGAGCTCGCCGCGCACCACGTCACGGTGATCCTCTCCGGTATCAGGCGCGCGTCGCCGGACTGGAAAATGATCGCGGAATGGACGGAAGGCCTCACCAACATCCGCAACTACTATCTGCTCGATGCCGCGATCGAATGGGCGGAAGACCAGCTGGTGTACCGCTACGGCGGCGCGATCGACTTCTTCGATGCCACCGAATTGTCCGAACAATCGCTGCTGGCGGGATTGACGGACGAGGAACTGACCGATCTCGCCTCGCTCGCGTCGATCAGGACCTATCAAACCGGCGAGAAGATCATCTCTGCGGGAGAAGTCGCCACATCCCTGTTCTTCCTCCGCAGTGGCGCCGTCCACGTCACCCTGCCCGACGGCATCCGCCTCGCGACGCTCACGGCGGGAATGCCCTTTGGCGAAATGGCGCTGCTGGAGTCGCATCGTTCGGCCGACGTGCTGGCCGACATGGCCGCGACCGCCTACGAAATTTCGCTGCGCGATTTCGAACGTTTCCGGAAACAACATCCGCGCGCCGGCGAGCGCATCATGCGCAACCTCGCGCAACTATTGGCCGACCGCCTGATCCTCGCCAACGCCAAGCTGAATGTGCTGACGTCGGGGTAA
- a CDS encoding TRAP transporter permease, with protein sequence MSSDSVVAPAKRIEFDDPHANMQEAEVTRVRTLRGAWRWALVVATAVTILLCINQQFSLRFFLGYTQLNTEYFYLLIALMLPFTFLIFPGTGSAPLDRIPWYDILLFVVTFACAILLMRSVRKAAEAGWEFGGAPTDVIVAGVIMWVVLMEALRRTGGWSLLLSVLPFTVYPLFADAKWLGPFRGTQSTLEQATSYHVLSGESLLGIPIQAFADTVIGFLVFGTALMMTGAGKFFINLSFSLCGTFRGGAAKVCIFASGLLGMMSGSIISNVLTAGTMTIPVMKKSGFRASYAAAIEACASTGAVLAPPVMGATAFVIAQFLNVSYADVALAAIIPAVLYYAGLFMQVDSYAARHNLKGIPRAELPKVWDTIKDGWYYVFVIALLIVMLLYFKRESHAPFYATALLLVLNQLFSKDTRWTLSTINKFLEVNGRTFVELVGILAGCGLLIGAFSMTGVVSSLANDLLRIAGDNALLLLVMCAFTSLVLGLGLTTTACYIFLAILVAPALEKLGLNRMAVHMFIFYWGMLSSITPPVAIASFAAAGIAGSPAMKTGWESMWVGSIIYFIPFFFVLNPALVLQGPSPYLEGLGLMTLAGFGTLFICGGIQGYQVFVGDLRGAGALEWPLRVLLIIGGFVIATPGGGIMPLSQWQITSLGLAILIPTVLIALVLIRRQTLAPGQLRAP encoded by the coding sequence ATGTCGAGCGATAGCGTAGTCGCGCCTGCAAAACGAATTGAGTTCGACGACCCGCATGCCAACATGCAGGAAGCCGAAGTCACGCGGGTGCGAACATTGCGTGGGGCCTGGCGCTGGGCGCTGGTTGTTGCCACCGCGGTAACCATCCTGCTGTGCATCAACCAGCAATTCTCGCTGCGCTTCTTCCTCGGCTATACGCAGCTCAACACCGAGTATTTTTATCTCCTGATCGCGCTGATGCTGCCGTTCACGTTCCTGATCTTTCCAGGAACCGGGAGCGCGCCGCTCGATCGAATTCCCTGGTATGACATCCTGCTTTTCGTTGTCACCTTCGCCTGCGCCATCCTCTTGATGCGCAGCGTCCGCAAGGCGGCTGAAGCCGGTTGGGAGTTCGGCGGCGCGCCGACGGACGTCATCGTCGCCGGCGTCATCATGTGGGTGGTGCTGATGGAGGCGTTGAGGCGCACCGGCGGCTGGAGCCTGCTGCTTAGCGTGCTGCCGTTTACGGTTTATCCACTGTTTGCAGATGCGAAGTGGCTGGGACCGTTCCGCGGCACACAATCGACGCTGGAACAGGCAACCTCCTATCATGTGCTGTCGGGCGAAAGCCTGCTCGGCATCCCGATCCAGGCCTTTGCCGACACCGTGATCGGCTTTCTGGTGTTCGGCACCGCGCTGATGATGACGGGCGCCGGAAAGTTTTTTATCAACCTGTCATTCTCGCTATGCGGCACCTTTCGCGGCGGCGCGGCAAAAGTCTGTATCTTCGCCTCCGGGCTGCTCGGCATGATGTCGGGTTCGATCATCTCCAACGTGCTGACCGCCGGCACCATGACCATTCCGGTCATGAAGAAGAGCGGCTTTCGCGCCTCTTATGCTGCCGCGATCGAGGCCTGCGCGTCGACCGGCGCCGTGCTGGCGCCGCCGGTGATGGGTGCGACCGCGTTCGTGATCGCGCAATTCCTCAACGTCAGCTACGCCGACGTCGCGCTCGCCGCGATCATTCCGGCGGTGCTCTATTACGCCGGACTGTTCATGCAGGTGGACTCCTATGCGGCGCGTCACAACCTGAAGGGCATTCCGCGTGCCGAACTGCCGAAGGTCTGGGATACGATCAAGGACGGCTGGTATTATGTCTTCGTCATCGCGCTCCTGATCGTGATGCTCTTGTATTTCAAGCGCGAGAGCCACGCGCCGTTCTACGCGACCGCGTTGCTGCTGGTCTTGAACCAGCTTTTCTCAAAGGACACGCGCTGGACGCTCTCGACCATTAACAAGTTCCTCGAGGTCAACGGGCGCACCTTTGTTGAGCTGGTCGGCATCCTCGCGGGCTGCGGCCTGCTGATCGGTGCGTTCTCGATGACCGGCGTCGTCTCCAGCCTCGCCAACGACCTGTTGCGGATCGCCGGCGACAATGCGTTGCTGCTGCTGGTGATGTGCGCCTTCACCAGCCTCGTCCTCGGGCTCGGGCTGACGACGACGGCCTGCTACATCTTCCTCGCCATCTTGGTGGCGCCCGCTTTGGAAAAGCTCGGCCTCAACCGCATGGCCGTGCACATGTTCATCTTCTACTGGGGCATGCTGTCCTCGATCACGCCGCCGGTCGCGATCGCCTCCTTTGCCGCGGCCGGCATAGCCGGCTCGCCGGCAATGAAGACGGGATGGGAATCGATGTGGGTCGGCAGCATCATCTATTTCATTCCGTTCTTCTTCGTGCTGAACCCGGCGCTGGTGTTGCAGGGACCAAGCCCGTATCTGGAAGGGCTCGGGCTGATGACGCTGGCGGGCTTCGGCACGCTGTTCATCTGCGGCGGCATCCAGGGCTATCAGGTGTTTGTCGGCGACCTCAGAGGCGCGGGCGCGCTGGAATGGCCGCTGCGGGTGTTGCTCATAATCGGCGGCTTCGTGATTGCCACGCCCGGCGGCGGCATCATGCCACTCTCGCAATGGCAGATCACCTCGCTCGGATTAGCGATCCTGATCCCGACCGTGCTGATCGCGCTGGTCCTGATAAGGCGCCAGACCCTGGCGCCGGGCCAGTTGCGCGCACCCTGA
- a CDS encoding TAXI family TRAP transporter solute-binding subunit, with protein MIHGLKALAPIALAGISWLAMPAAYADDVKLPPTMVVTAYDTGTAGFNIAVGVGKMMKDKYGTDVRVLPAGNDVARLAPLRAKRAAMSAMGSGSYFAQEGVFEFGTKEWGPQALQLVLSTVDCNGASLGVAKDTGVTEIKQLKGKRVGFVVGSPALNQNALAVLAFGDLKQSDVKVVEFSSYGAMWKGMVNNDVDAAFATTITGPAKELETSPRGIVWPPLPPGDKAGWERVKKVGSFFFPHVATCGAGISKDKPIELGNYPYPIFVSYGSLAADEVYSITKAMITGYDAYKDSAPGAGGLAADRQTKNWVVPVHPGAAKALKEAGQWTDAQEAHNKELLKRQQVLATAWADYGKSNPPSDDKAFLDGWMKARAAALAKANMPNGFE; from the coding sequence ATGATTCACGGCTTGAAGGCGCTCGCGCCAATCGCCCTTGCGGGCATCTCATGGCTGGCCATGCCGGCGGCGTACGCCGATGACGTCAAGCTGCCGCCGACCATGGTGGTCACCGCCTATGACACCGGCACCGCGGGCTTCAACATCGCCGTCGGCGTCGGCAAAATGATGAAAGACAAATACGGCACCGACGTTCGCGTGCTGCCGGCCGGCAACGACGTGGCGCGGCTGGCGCCGCTGCGCGCCAAGCGCGCGGCCATGTCCGCGATGGGCTCCGGCTCCTATTTCGCCCAGGAAGGCGTGTTCGAATTCGGCACCAAGGAATGGGGTCCGCAAGCCCTGCAACTGGTGTTGTCTACCGTCGATTGCAACGGCGCTTCGCTCGGCGTCGCCAAGGATACCGGCGTGACCGAGATCAAGCAGCTCAAGGGCAAGCGCGTCGGCTTCGTGGTCGGTTCGCCGGCGCTGAACCAGAACGCGCTCGCGGTCCTGGCGTTCGGCGACCTCAAGCAAAGCGACGTCAAGGTCGTCGAGTTCTCGAGCTATGGCGCGATGTGGAAGGGCATGGTCAACAACGACGTCGATGCCGCCTTCGCCACCACCATTACTGGCCCGGCAAAGGAACTCGAGACATCGCCGCGGGGCATCGTCTGGCCGCCGCTGCCGCCCGGCGACAAGGCCGGCTGGGAACGCGTGAAAAAGGTTGGCTCGTTCTTCTTCCCGCACGTCGCGACCTGCGGCGCCGGCATCTCCAAGGACAAGCCGATCGAGCTCGGCAACTACCCCTATCCGATCTTCGTGTCTTACGGATCGCTGGCCGCGGACGAGGTCTATTCGATCACCAAGGCGATGATCACGGGCTACGACGCCTACAAGGATTCCGCGCCGGGCGCGGGCGGCCTTGCCGCCGACCGGCAGACCAAGAACTGGGTGGTTCCGGTGCATCCGGGCGCCGCGAAGGCGCTGAAGGAAGCCGGTCAGTGGACCGATGCACAGGAAGCTCACAACAAGGAATTGCTCAAGCGCCAGCAGGTTCTAGCAACCGCATGGGCGGACTACGGCAAGTCGAATCCGCCGTCGGACGACAAGGCGTTTCTCGACGGCTGGATGAAGGCGCGCGCGGCGGCGCTAGCAAAGGCGAACATGCCGAACGGCTTTGAATAG
- a CDS encoding acetyl-CoA carboxylase biotin carboxyl carrier protein subunit, with translation MPEIKIVTEVAGRVCGLHVTTGGNVDDGDEIAFVEAMKMEIPVTSTASGKIKAILVELDDVIAEGQVVAIIEA, from the coding sequence ATGCCAGAAATCAAGATCGTCACCGAAGTCGCCGGCCGCGTGTGCGGGCTTCACGTCACAACCGGCGGCAATGTCGACGACGGCGACGAGATTGCGTTCGTCGAAGCGATGAAGATGGAAATTCCGGTGACGTCGACGGCATCAGGAAAGATAAAGGCCATCCTGGTCGAACTCGACGACGTCATTGCCGAAGGACAGGTCGTCGCCATCATCGAAGCTTAA
- a CDS encoding IclR family transcriptional regulator, translated as MGRRSERLSKQGMLASDLAGEGDVIQVVSRAFDVLRCFEGHEARLGNLEISSRCGLPRSTVSRLTHTLTRMGQLVYLPRDQKYRIGPSAVAMSTSMMKGLQLRNLIRLRLQDVADQLPGTVGFVIPDRYHLVYLEFARAANALGLHEGTGSRISMTSTAAGFAYTAALDTDVGDALIAEMEREIPENAEQLKSRIEDNRRHLREHGYVVGCGTWSPHINGCAVPVWSPQYQTFVVVTIGLLAAMFDEERLHREVAPQMLELGVAIGGLLEGAEGDIFANRIERKPLPARPHNNNKIIKTEDTNELEAGARRARSARSVRARDGRR; from the coding sequence ATGGGAAGACGCTCGGAAAGGCTAAGCAAACAGGGAATGCTCGCCAGCGATCTGGCGGGCGAGGGTGACGTGATCCAGGTGGTGTCGCGGGCGTTCGACGTCCTGCGCTGCTTCGAGGGTCATGAAGCAAGGTTAGGTAATCTGGAAATTTCCAGCCGCTGCGGCCTGCCGCGGTCGACGGTGTCGCGGCTCACCCACACTCTGACGCGGATGGGCCAACTCGTTTATCTGCCGCGCGACCAGAAATACCGCATCGGACCAAGCGCGGTGGCGATGAGCACCTCGATGATGAAGGGGTTGCAGCTTCGGAACCTGATCCGGCTGCGGCTGCAGGACGTCGCCGATCAATTGCCGGGAACCGTCGGCTTCGTAATTCCCGACCGCTATCATCTGGTCTATCTCGAATTCGCCCGCGCCGCGAACGCGCTCGGCCTGCACGAAGGCACTGGCAGCCGCATTTCGATGACGAGCACCGCGGCCGGCTTTGCCTATACCGCAGCGCTCGACACTGACGTCGGCGACGCCTTGATCGCCGAAATGGAGCGCGAGATTCCGGAAAATGCGGAACAGTTGAAGTCCCGCATCGAGGACAATCGCCGCCATCTGCGCGAACACGGCTATGTCGTCGGCTGCGGCACCTGGAGCCCGCATATCAACGGCTGCGCGGTGCCGGTGTGGTCACCGCAATATCAAACCTTCGTCGTCGTGACGATCGGCCTTCTCGCCGCGATGTTTGACGAGGAACGGTTGCACCGGGAAGTGGCGCCGCAGATGCTCGAACTCGGCGTTGCGATCGGCGGCCTGCTCGAAGGCGCCGAGGGCGACATCTTCGCCAACCGTATCGAAAGAAAGCCGCTTCCGGCGCGACCCCACAATAACAACAAGATCATCAAGACGGAGGATACGAATGAACTGGAAGCCGGAGCTCGACGAGCTCGCTCGGCGCGAAGCGTTCGCGCGCGAGATGGGAGGCGTTGA